The genome window CCTCAACCCAGGACTGTTGGGTTTGGGGCTCATAGGCCTCAGTGGAGAGTCAATGGTCTCAAAACAGCTCATAGATCTGCCCAACGCATGTGACATTGGGATTGCGGGTGCAAAAACAGTAGGGCGTACAGGAGACTGCGACCTATTCTCTACATTGTGCACTGCCTCAAAGCCATCTAAAGAAGCATGGTCTGAGTCTGAGGAAGCAGCATTAGATACCTCACGTTCCTCCGAACACTTTCTTTTAGCTGTATCTTCAGATGGGTCCTGAGATGTGGATTTTAAGCTCAGTTGGTCAGAATGACACACGGTCCCTGAACTTTTTTGGGAAGCTGGTGAGCTGTAAAGCCTAGACCTGCTTTGAGGAGAACCAAAGCCACAGTCGCTATGGTTTTCCTGTGCGGACTTCTCACAGGCTGTCCCTGGAACAGATATGGTTCTTTTGAATGGTTCCACTTCTTTAGATCGCTTCGTCTTCCTCCAGGACTGCCTGGTTTTCCCCTCTTCATTCTGTGACGGCAAAATCTGCTCCTGGTTTTCCCTCTCAGGATATTTAGACTCGAACAGGCTGGAAAGAGACTTATGAGCCATTGCAAGCTTCATGCGTAGGTTTAAGTTATCAGTACTTTTGCTTCTTTTTTGTTGTAATCCTTCTGTCATTGGAAAAGTTCTAAAATTCAGTGCTTCCCCATCTTTGTGCTGCTGCTGGGTGTTAGGAGAATTAAATGGATTTTGAGATGTAAATTGGGCATATTTCTCTctgttttccatatttaaggCAAAGGCCTTTTCAAAAATGTCATCGCTGGAGTGATCACCATCTTTCACTATGTCTATAGGATAATCTGTACTCTGAGAAATAGGGTTTTTGAAGAGTAATTGATTGGGCTTGTTAAGTGTTGGGACTGTATTGTGCTTTACCTCCTCCCGTTCATGTCCATCCTCAGAGTCCTCAGCTTCCTGCTCAGTCTTATTATTGCCCTTTTGCTCACGTTTGGTCTTACGGAATGAAGGCATTCGAGAGAACACCGAAAACACAGAGCCTTTCCCTGACTGATTTCTCTTACTCCTCGTAGTACCACGAAGGCTAGAGGGCAACTGAGTACCGTCCTCCGTCTCCTCATCGTTGGTACTGCAGTCAGGATCTTGTGATACAAAACTAGAAACGCATCGGCTATCACAGTTATCAACCCCATTTAGAGTTGTTGTCTCTCCAGCATGTGGCTCATTTGTAACAGCATTTGCTTCTTGAACAGTTGCTATGTTGGCTATCATCTCCCTTGCATTTGAACATATGGCAGAATTGTTGTTGTCATGTGGGTAGTGAGGAACAACGTGGTTTGTGATATCATCACAGGAGCGCCATTCTTCAATAAATCTACCATCTGCTAAAGAATATACTCTCTCAGGTTCTTCCAATCCGTTCTCTATCAAAAAAGAGCTCTCCATTGAACGGTCAGACTCCAAAATGGCCTCTAAATTAGTGATGGGCAACATTCGACAACATGCAACAAAAGCCTCTGAATTTGGCATCTTCTTTGTACAAAGTTCTCTACCATCAAATGTTTCACATAATAAATCAGTGCTTTCGGGAGAGTTTGTTTTGAAACAAGTCTCAAGGCTTCTCTCTCTGTTTTCTACTGCATGAGTACTAGCGACCTTGAGAGACTGGTTCAATTTTGCCATGCTTTCCTCCTGAATTTGAATCAGATGTTTGTGTGGCGCATGCAAATGCTCAGGATGAGAAGAATCACAGTTTGTAGAGTCTGTATTAACCATTTCATGCGTACCATAATGGTCATCTGTTTGGGGAGAGCTTAAGTTTTGTAACGCTGCAGTTCTGATAGCATCTGTGTCCTTGAACTGAAATCCTCCTGCTGTCTGCTCTTCCTTGACTGCGGACCAGTGCAGCTGATACTCCTCCTTGCCACGCCAATCACAGTGCTGCTTTTGTGTAACATCGCTACATGTCTCCAGGTCAGGTGATTTTGAAACATTATCTTTCCAGTCCGCTGCAGTCTCCATTTCAGGTGGTGCTTTAAATGGGATGATGGTAAGACTGTTTAAAACAGTAGGGACACCAAACAAGTCACTTTCTTTACAGTGTTCTACTCTTTCTGAGACTAAACAATTATCATTAGTAGTAAACCTATTGTATTTTAGCAAAGAACTAGGTAAAGTGTCCTGTACACCTGAGGCACATTTTTCTACTGTTATGCTCTTAATGTTATTATTTGTGTCTGAGCTGTACTCTCCTGTTGCCACAAAAGCCTCTCTTGTACTGTTTAACTGAGTATAATTGAAAGGAAACTGTGAGTTTGTGCAAGGATCAGAACACGCATCAGATAAAACACTATCATCCGGCACAGATATGCTGGTTGGCTCAAAAGATTCAAACGTAATCGAGTCGTTTTGCATGATGTGTTTGTCAGACAGGTTGCTAGGCAGGTGAAATTGCTTGAAGGTCCCTGTGTACTCTTCACATGTGTCAGACATAACATCTACATCGGAACgtgctgtttgtttacagttcATGTGAAGGTCATCGCTGAGCTCACAGCAAATGTCTGTGGGGATAACTGGCGTTTTGTCATACAATATCCCAAACAAACCAGTCAGAGACTCGACAGGACTTTCTAGAGGACTCCTTGGACATCCATAAACCTCAGTAGTTTTCATGTCAGGACTTATAAAACTCATTGAGATGGGCCTAGTATATTCCATGCATCCTAAATTATCAGAGTAAATTACTGACTGCTCGACTGAAGGAACTATTGTGCATTCTTTCGGACAATCTGGAACATTGTGATGCATGTTTCTATTTGTTCCTTTTAAAACATATGTGGGGTCACCCAAAATAGGTGCATCTTTGTTATTACAATTTTCAATTAACTCATCCAGTTTGTTACAAGGAATTTCACTACTGGAGCAATGCTGACCTTTCTGAACAGCTGCCTCAAGTCCATAGTCTCCCAAATATGTTTCCACAAAATGATTGTCCATGTGATATCCACTGATTGAGTAACTGTCCTTATCAGAATGCATTTGTAACACTGGGCTGTTTTGGTGATTGAAATCTGTGCAGGATTTTATGTCTGACTGTTCTGAGGTCTGATCATTGATCACACTCTGCTGTACTGAAGATGCATTAGACTCATCTGAGGAACCTCTATCAGCTGCATAACACTGATATTCAATATGAACAGGTGGGGGGTCATTCAGTTTGTCCTTTTTGACATTTTGACTGTCACTCTTTTCTAGGCTCAAACTGAGTTTCTCATTCATGTGCGTTGATAAAAGTTTTATAGATGCCTTCTCTCCACAGTCAGTGCAAACGACCACACAGTCCTGTTCACAGTTTCCCTGATCATTAAAGGCCAGTGGGTTTGAAACAAAAACAGACTGTAACTCAGTCACAGTACATTGAGAATTCATAGAAGTTTCCTTTACGATATCAATCTGTGATTGACtgtgttctattaaagcctGTAACTGCCTGTGTCCTACTGAGTCCTGTAACTGGCTTTGATTTACAAAGAGCGGCGACTGGCTGCGTTCTACCAAGGGCTGTGATTCGCTGTGTTCTACCAAGGGCTGTGATTGGCTGTGTTCTGCTGAGGCCTGTGATTGGCTGTGTTCTACTTCTACTGAGGCCTGTGATTGGCTGTGTTCTGCCGAGGCCTGTGATTGGCTGTGATCTACTTCTACTGAGGCCTGTGATTGGCTGTGTTCTACTTCTACTGAGGCCTGTGATTGGCTGTGTTCTCCTGATGCCTGTGATTGGCTGTGTTCTACTTCTACTGAGGCTTGTGATTGGCTGTGTTCTATTGAGGGCTGTGATTGGCTGTGTTCTACTGAGGCCTGTGATTGGCTGAGTTCTACTGAGGCCTGTGATTCTACTGAGGCCTGCGATTGACTGTGTTTTACCGAGGGCTGTGATTGGCTGTGTTCTACCGAGAGCTGTGATTGGCTGTGTTTTGCCGGGGCCTGTGATTGGCTGTGTTCTACCGAGAGCTGTGTTTGGCTGTGTTTTGCAGAGGCCTCTGATTGACTGTGTTCTACCGAGGACTGTGATTGGCTGTGTTCTACTGAGGCCTGTGATTGGCTGTGTTCTACTGACTCCTGTAACTGGCTGTGCTTTACTGAgggctgtgattggttgtgttCTACTGAGGCCTGTGATTGGCTATGTTCTACTAAGGACTGTGATTGGCTGTGTTCTATTGAGGGCTGTGATTGGCTGTGTTTTATTGAAGCCTGTGATTGGCTGTGTTCTACTGAGGGCTGTGATTGGCTGTGTTCTACTGAGGCCAACGATTGGCTATGTTCTACTGAGGCCTGTGATTGGCTGTGTTCTACTGGGGCCAGCAATTGGCTATGTTCTACTAAGGGCTGGGATTGGCTGTGTTTTTCTAAAGGTAGTGTATTGCAAATTTCTTCTAAGGCTTGAGATTTGCTGTGCTCTACAGAGGGCTGTGATCGGCTGTGTTCTACTAAGGCCTGTGATTGACTATGCTTATCTAAGAGTAGTGTATTGCAATGTTCTACTGATGCCTGCAATTGGCTGTGTTCTACTGAAGGGTGTGATTGGCTGTGTTTTTCTAAGGGTAGTGTAGTGTGATGTATTACTGCGCCATGCGATTGGCTGTGTTCTACTGATGCCTGTGATTGGCTGTGTTCTACTGAGGCCTGTGATCGACTATACTCATCTAAGGGTAGTGTATTGCAATGTTCTACTGAGCCATGTAATCGGCTGTGTTCTACTAATGCCTGTGAGTGGCTGTGTTCTACTGATGCCTGTGATTGCCTGTGGTCTACTGAGGAATGTGACTGGCTGTGTTTTTCTAAGGGTAGTGTAGTGTGATGTATTACTGTGCCCTGCGATTGGCTGTGATCTACTGAGGCGTGTGATTGGC of Misgurnus anguillicaudatus chromosome 2, ASM2758022v2, whole genome shotgun sequence contains these proteins:
- the arhgef4 gene encoding uncharacterized protein arhgef4 isoform X1; protein product: MEEGQADNAAGTRSCELEPREDGGVDEVQMHLACLPERYMRAKFSLSAYIFCWTIVKLCQRFRPSPVLPQAPALEESGNETLEDGESDQKECGDHQERSGAVPEATQDTTEEYFDTHSWHSDTFSDLSPETEDCCRTPISSEAGLCSEGCLDSDSPGVKLSCSVEEKDLSSTEMRHTFFDSPHGTVEGEQSQAQTGNTEMMHAGEDGTGKSDAKECEDVYCNMPAGPGHDLFLHGLSHIVTPLLATENSLESQVLDEQSCNEPLLTLPDGEDNLQFGDSADGKSQCDQININMTETQSGHKEPFTQLMTSNAKELQDNDNDTSFSEIQLTDNDSAKDDSKAENNSDTQQNKHELNVQNSEICLIVSHLTSVDTTLSESIKPFEVTAKTSIEHNGIPSQAALEHSQTQVSVKHRQTEDSICYSQSEVSVKHIQLHDTVKQSLSQASYEHSLSEASIEHSQAAASEKHTQSQDSIEQSQSQVSLEQSQSQALVQHCQLEALAENNQSQTLEEHRETQTTEVNGHLQALIEHSQSLFSAEHSKTEASAGYIQPQNTVENSKSLSCVEDVQSLPLVEHSHQSLPSGEHSQTQRSEKHSQSLPPEEPSQSQASIDHIQSHASVEHHTALPLEKHSQSHASVDHSQSQGTVIHHTTLPLEKHSQSHSSVDHRQSQASVEHSHSQALVEHSRLHGSVEHCNTLPLDEYSRSQASVEHSQSQASVEHSQSHGAVIHHTTLPLEKHSQSHPSVEHSQLQASVEHCNTLLLDKHSQSQALVEHSRSQPSVEHSKSQALEEICNTLPLEKHSQSQPLVEHSQLLAPVEHSQSQASVEHSQSLASVEHSQSQPSVEHSQSQASIKHSQSQPSIEHSQSQSLVEHSQSQASVEHNQSQPSVKHSQLQESVEHSQSQASVEHSQSQSSVEHSQSEASAKHSQTQLSVEHSQSQAPAKHSQSQLSVEHSQSQPSVKHSQSQASVESQASVELSQSQASVEHSQSQPSIEHSQSQASVEVEHSQSQASGEHSQSQASVEVEHSQSQASVEVDHSQSQASAEHSQSQASVEVEHSQSQASAEHSQSQPLVEHSESQPLVERSQSPLFVNQSQLQDSVGHRQLQALIEHSQSQIDIVKETSMNSQCTVTELQSVFVSNPLAFNDQGNCEQDCVVVCTDCGEKASIKLLSTHMNEKLSLSLEKSDSQNVKKDKLNDPPPVHIEYQCYAADRGSSDESNASSVQQSVINDQTSEQSDIKSCTDFNHQNSPVLQMHSDKDSYSISGYHMDNHFVETYLGDYGLEAAVQKGQHCSSSEIPCNKLDELIENCNNKDAPILGDPTYVLKGTNRNMHHNVPDCPKECTIVPSVEQSVIYSDNLGCMEYTRPISMSFISPDMKTTEVYGCPRSPLESPVESLTGLFGILYDKTPVIPTDICCELSDDLHMNCKQTARSDVDVMSDTCEEYTGTFKQFHLPSNLSDKHIMQNDSITFESFEPTSISVPDDSVLSDACSDPCTNSQFPFNYTQLNSTREAFVATGEYSSDTNNNIKSITVEKCASGVQDTLPSSLLKYNRFTTNDNCLVSERVEHCKESDLFGVPTVLNSLTIIPFKAPPEMETAADWKDNVSKSPDLETCSDVTQKQHCDWRGKEEYQLHWSAVKEEQTAGGFQFKDTDAIRTAALQNLSSPQTDDHYGTHEMVNTDSTNCDSSHPEHLHAPHKHLIQIQEESMAKLNQSLKVASTHAVENRERSLETCFKTNSPESTDLLCETFDGRELCTKKMPNSEAFVACCRMLPITNLEAILESDRSMESSFLIENGLEEPERVYSLADGRFIEEWRSCDDITNHVVPHYPHDNNNSAICSNAREMIANIATVQEANAVTNEPHAGETTTLNGVDNCDSRCVSSFVSQDPDCSTNDEETEDGTQLPSSLRGTTRSKRNQSGKGSVFSVFSRMPSFRKTKREQKGNNKTEQEAEDSEDGHEREEVKHNTVPTLNKPNQLLFKNPISQSTDYPIDIVKDGDHSSDDIFEKAFALNMENREKYAQFTSQNPFNSPNTQQQHKDGEALNFRTFPMTEGLQQKRSKSTDNLNLRMKLAMAHKSLSSLFESKYPERENQEQILPSQNEEGKTRQSWRKTKRSKEVEPFKRTISVPGTACEKSAQENHSDCGFGSPQSRSRLYSSPASQKSSGTVCHSDQLSLKSTSQDPSEDTAKRKCSEEREVSNAASSDSDHASLDGFEAVHNVENRSQSPVRPTVFAPAIPMSHALGRSMSCFETIDSPLRPMSPKPNSPGLRTQRRSFRYPSRSVASSLYSLGQGMSIEGLSDPPQKPKSLKPRTAQLTTAHSFDSEYLVEDSSSDSQSQSSLTSGSNNPEHVQHGAHPAVQSSERRQQGQACVLRVKGRGQGTATPRPISDFYGWTFPLQGIREVACDPERKRQSMKSRQRSCSYDTLTDAKNVCKKNLSKQRSLRQLSTTTSEKHKKVRTRLSLVSPEQFPSITLKDHFFSQSTPIGLDCLGWPHRVSSSESNLTTPAQEANRRVTPLALVITDGSQDKSGLADEVGSEDDLYNDFRSSSNRFGHPGGGGEQLAINELISDGSVCAEALWDHVTMDDQELGFKAGDVIEVVDATNKEWWWGRVLDSEGWFPASFVRLRVNQDEPMEEYLAHLDGASEGGGASMGGPLGPGLPCKEQMRANVINEIMSTERDYIKHLKDICEGYIKQCRKRTDMFTEEQLRTIFGNIDELYRFQKKFLKALEKKFNKDHPHLSEIGSCFLEHQTNFQIYSEYCNNHPNAYVQLSKLMKIKKYVFFFEACRLLQKMIDISLDGFLLTPVQKICKYPLQLAELLKYTNPQHRDYKDVEAALNAMKNVARLINERKRRLENIDKIAQWQSSIEDWEGEDILSRSSDLIFSGDLTKISQPQAKGQQRMFFLFDHQLVFCKKDLLRRDILYYKGRLDMDQMQVVDVEDGKDKDYNVSVKNALKLCSPGGEEVHLLCAKKPEQKQRWLRAFADEREQVQHDLETGFTITEVQKKQAMLNASKSHPTGKPKALALQHLLALRSPSLHPKTSKCLRISEPSGPLVPRATLTSPLLPDAPQRRQGRGVRVPPGVLRRAISWVSSQSREPIE
- the arhgef4 gene encoding uncharacterized protein arhgef4 isoform X4; this translates as MAQAPALEESGNETLEDGESDQKECGDHQERSGAVPEATQDTTEEYFDTHSWHSDTFSDLSPETEDCCRTPISSEAGLCSEGCLDSDSPGVKLSCSVEEKDLSSTEMRHTFFDSPHGTVEGEQSQAQTGNTEMMHAGEDGTGKSDAKECEDVYCNMPAGPGHDLFLHGLSHIVTPLLATENSLESQVLDEQSCNEPLLTLPDGEDNLQFGDSADGKSQCDQININMTETQSGHKEPFTQLMTSNAKELQDNDNDTSFSEIQLTDNDSAKDDSKAENNSDTQQNKHELNVQNSEICLIVSHLTSVDTTLSESIKPFEVTAKTSIEHNGIPSQAALEHSQTQVSVKHRQTEDSICYSQSEVSVKHIQLHDTVKQSLSQASYEHSLSEASIEHSQAAASEKHTQSQDSIEQSQSQVSLEQSQSQALVQHCQLEALAENNQSQTLEEHRETQTTEVNGHLQALIEHSQSLFSAEHSKTEASAGYIQPQNTVENSKSLSCVEDVQSLPLVEHSHQSLPSGEHSQTQRSEKHSQSLPPEEPSQSQASIDHIQSHASVEHHTALPLEKHSQSHASVDHSQSQGTVIHHTTLPLEKHSQSHSSVDHRQSQASVEHSHSQALVEHSRLHGSVEHCNTLPLDEYSRSQASVEHSQSQASVEHSQSHGAVIHHTTLPLEKHSQSHPSVEHSQLQASVEHCNTLLLDKHSQSQALVEHSRSQPSVEHSKSQALEEICNTLPLEKHSQSQPLVEHSQLLAPVEHSQSQASVEHSQSLASVEHSQSQPSVEHSQSQASIKHSQSQPSIEHSQSQSLVEHSQSQASVEHNQSQPSVKHSQLQESVEHSQSQASVEHSQSQSSVEHSQSEASAKHSQTQLSVEHSQSQAPAKHSQSQLSVEHSQSQPSVKHSQSQASVESQASVELSQSQASVEHSQSQPSIEHSQSQASVEVEHSQSQASGEHSQSQASVEVEHSQSQASVEVDHSQSQASAEHSQSQASVEVEHSQSQASAEHSQSQPLVEHSESQPLVERSQSPLFVNQSQLQDSVGHRQLQALIEHSQSQIDIVKETSMNSQCTVTELQSVFVSNPLAFNDQGNCEQDCVVVCTDCGEKASIKLLSTHMNEKLSLSLEKSDSQNVKKDKLNDPPPVHIEYQCYAADRGSSDESNASSVQQSVINDQTSEQSDIKSCTDFNHQNSPVLQMHSDKDSYSISGYHMDNHFVETYLGDYGLEAAVQKGQHCSSSEIPCNKLDELIENCNNKDAPILGDPTYVLKGTNRNMHHNVPDCPKECTIVPSVEQSVIYSDNLGCMEYTRPISMSFISPDMKTTEVYGCPRSPLESPVESLTGLFGILYDKTPVIPTDICCELSDDLHMNCKQTARSDVDVMSDTCEEYTGTFKQFHLPSNLSDKHIMQNDSITFESFEPTSISVPDDSVLSDACSDPCTNSQFPFNYTQLNSTREAFVATGEYSSDTNNNIKSITVEKCASGVQDTLPSSLLKYNRFTTNDNCLVSERVEHCKESDLFGVPTVLNSLTIIPFKAPPEMETAADWKDNVSKSPDLETCSDVTQKQHCDWRGKEEYQLHWSAVKEEQTAGGFQFKDTDAIRTAALQNLSSPQTDDHYGTHEMVNTDSTNCDSSHPEHLHAPHKHLIQIQEESMAKLNQSLKVASTHAVENRERSLETCFKTNSPESTDLLCETFDGRELCTKKMPNSEAFVACCRMLPITNLEAILESDRSMESSFLIENGLEEPERVYSLADGRFIEEWRSCDDITNHVVPHYPHDNNNSAICSNAREMIANIATVQEANAVTNEPHAGETTTLNGVDNCDSRCVSSFVSQDPDCSTNDEETEDGTQLPSSLRGTTRSKRNQSGKGSVFSVFSRMPSFRKTKREQKGNNKTEQEAEDSEDGHEREEVKHNTVPTLNKPNQLLFKNPISQSTDYPIDIVKDGDHSSDDIFEKAFALNMENREKYAQFTSQNPFNSPNTQQQHKDGEALNFRTFPMTEGLQQKRSKSTDNLNLRMKLAMAHKSLSSLFESKYPERENQEQILPSQNEEGKTRQSWRKTKRSKEVEPFKRTISVPGTACEKSAQENHSDCGFGSPQSRSRLYSSPASQKSSGTVCHSDQLSLKSTSQDPSEDTAKRKCSEEREVSNAASSDSDHASLDGFEAVHNVENRSQSPVRPTVFAPAIPMSHALGRSMSCFETIDSPLRPMSPKPNSPGLRTQRRSFRYPSRSVASSLYSLGQGMSIEGLSDPPQKPKSLKPRTAQLTTAHSFDSEYLVEDSSSDSQSQSSLTSGSNNPEHVQHGAHPAVQSSERRQQGQACVLRVKGRGQGTATPRPISDFYGWTFPLQGIREVACDPERKRQSMKSRQRSCSYDTLTDAKNVCKKNLSKQRSLRQLSTTTSEKHKKVRTRLSLVSPEQFPSITLKDHFFSQSTPIGLDCLGWPHRVSSSESNLTTPAQEANRRVTPLALVITDGSQDKSGLADEVGSEDDLYNDFRSSSNRFGHPGGGGEQLAINELISDGSVCAEALWDHVTMDDQELGFKAGDVIEVVDATNKEWWWGRVLDSEGWFPASFVRLRVNQDEPMEEYLAHLDGASEGGGASMGGPLGPGLPCKEQMRANVINEIMSTERDYIKHLKDICEGYIKQCRKRTDMFTEEQLRTIFGNIDELYRFQKKFLKALEKKFNKDHPHLSEIGSCFLEHQTNFQIYSEYCNNHPNAYVQLSKLMKIKKYVFFFEACRLLQKMIDISLDGFLLTPVQKICKYPLQLAELLKYTNPQHRDYKDVEAALNAMKNVARLINERKRRLENIDKIAQWQSSIEDWEGEDILSRSSDLIFSGDLTKISQPQAKGQQRMFFLFDHQLVFCKKDLLRRDILYYKGRLDMDQMQVVDVEDGKDKDYNVSVKNALKLCSPGGEEVHLLCAKKPEQKQRWLRAFADEREQVQHDLETGFTITEVQKKQAMLNASKSHPTGKPKALALQHLLALRSPSLHPKTSKCLRISEPSGPLVPRATLTSPLLPDAPQRRQGRGVRVPPGVLRRAISWVSSQSREPIE